The stretch of DNA ATGAACGAAACTAAAGCCAATTTATTATACAAAGAAATTGACCGCAATCCTTTATTTAAAGGTGTTGCAAAAGCAGAAGATCGTTCGTTAATGAATGTAACTTTCACATTAAACAATGAAGAACACCAACCTATTTTTGATGAACTTTGGAAAGCGGCTGGAATTTCTGGCTTAAACGGACACCGTTCTGTAGGTGGTTATAGAGCATCTATTTACAATGCAATGCCATTAGAAAGCGTTCAGGTATTAGTTGATGCCATGAAAGAATTAGAAAACAAAATATAATTCGGTAACGAATTATCAAATACGAATTAATAAAAGAGCTCGTGGCAAATTGCCTAAAGCTTGTAGATAAAAATATATAAAATGAAAGTATTAGCAAACGACGGAATTTCTACAGCAGGTATTAAAGTTTTAGAAAAAGCCGGATTTGAAGTAATTACAACAAAGGTTGCACAAGAGCAAGTTGCCAATTTTATTAACACACATAATGTAGCTGTTTTACTTGTAAGAAGTGCTACAAAAGTTAGAAAAGATATTATTGATGCTTGCCCAGGATTAAAAATTATTGGTCGTGGTGGTGTTGGTATGGATAATATCGATGTAGATTATGCAAGACAAAATGGTAAACACGTTATCAATACACCTGCTTCATCATCTGAATCTGTAGCAGAGTTAGTTTTTGCTCATTTATTTTCAGGTGTACGTTTCTTACACGATTCTAATAGAAATATGCCTCTTGAAGGGGAAACAAACTTCAACGGACTTAAAAAAGCATATGGTGAAGGAATAGAATTACGTGGTAAAACATTAGGAATTATTGGTTTTGGTCGCATCGGACAAGCAGTTGCTAAAATGGCTTTAGGTTTAGGAATGCGCGTAATTGCTGCTGATAAATTTGTAAGCGAAGCAGTAATTAGAGTTGATTTTTATAACGGGCAGTATATTAATGTTGACATTAAAACAGAACCCCTAGAAGACGTATTTAAACACTCTGATTTTATTACCATACATGTTCCAGCTCAAAATGGATATGTAATTGGAAGAGAAGAATTAATGATGATGAAAGACAATGTAGGTATTGTTAATGCATCTCGTGGTGGCGTTGTAGATGAAGTAGCATTAGTTGAAGCTTTAGACGAAGGTAAAGTTTTATTTGCTGGTTTAGATGTTTTTGAAAACGAACCAACTCCAGCTATCAAAGTATTAATGAATCCAAAAATTTCATTAACACCACATATTGGTGCTGCTACAAATGAAGCACAAGACAGAATTGGAACTGAATTAGCAGAACAAATTATTAGTCTTCTTAAAAACGAATAATTTACTGTAATCCATACAATTTAAAACGAGTAGATTTTCCCTACTCGTTTTTTTTTGAAATAATAACTTTAAATGTTTATAAACCTGTTTTATTTTTTGTAATTTTAAAATTCTGTAACTTATAAAATCATTACAAAATGAGCGGAATTTTAGACTTAGTAAATAGCGATTTAGGAAAACAATTAATCGATAATATTTCAGAACAAACAGGAATTGATAAAAGTAAAGCTTCTGATGTTGTTTCATCTAGTGTTCCTGAACTTCTAGGAGCAATGCAAGGTAATATGCTATCAGGGGACGGAGCATCAGGTTTATTAAAAGCTCTAACAAGTGGAAAACACGACGGGAGTATTTTAGATAATCTAGGTGGATTTTTAAATGGTGGCGATTTTTCCGATGGAAATAAAATTTTAGGTCACGTTTTAGGAGATAAACTAAGTGCTGTTGAAACGGGAATTAGTAGTAAAACTGGCGTAGATAGCAGTATTATTTCTAAAATTTTACCCATGTTGGCTCCTATCATTATGGGATATTTAGGAAAACAAACTAAAAGTGGTAAAGTATCTAGTGCAACTGATTTAGGTGGACTTCTTGGTGGTTTATTAACAAGTGCTACAAGCGGAAATTCTTCTGGAGGGTTAGGAAGCAGCATTTTAACTTCTGCTTTAGATCAAAATGGAGACGGAAAATTAGACGCAAGTGATGCTATTGCTGCAGTTACAAAGAAAAAAGGTGGTTTAGGCGGACTTTTAGGTGGTTTATTTGGAAAAAAATAAATTCTTATAAATAAAATATTGTTAAAAGCATCGATTAAGTCGGTGCTTTTTTTTATCTTTAACTGTTCTAAATAACAACTTTTTGAAAGTTTATTTTTACATATTCTCCATTTTTTTTGCACTACTCTTTTCGTGCAATTCTAATAAAACCGTTCAAAATGAAACGGAAAGTAAAACTATTTTAACAAGTGATACTGTAAGAATTGCTAATGATGAAATTGAATATGAAGTTGTGGTTATAGATCCAGGATTTACATCTTGGTTTAATGGTCACGCAAAACCAAAAGGATTTTATAATCAAAGTTATTTAGAAGCTAGAAATATTTTTTGGGTAACCGAATGGAACAGAAGAGTTTTACTTCCTATGCAATATGATCCTAATTTATATACCATGTTGATTAATTACGAATCGGGTATTGATTATGGTTACGAAGTAAACTACATGATTTATAACTATTTGGTTTATTTTCAATTGACAAACAATCAAAAATTAGGAGGATTTTCGCCACGTTTATAAAATGATGAAGAAATTAAAAGAACGCTGGAATGTAACCAGTAACTTTCAGTTAGTTGTAATTTTTATAGTTTTTGCCATAACCGGATTTAGTTCTTTAAAACTTGCTGTTCCTTTTATGCAATTTATTGGCTTAACAGACGATGTAATTCCTCATTGGCTTTATCGTGTATTACGTCTAATCTTAATTTTTCCTATTTACCAAGTTCTTCTCGTAACTATTGGATCTGTTTTGGGTCAATTTAAATTCTTTTGGTGGTTCGAAAAAAAGATGCTTCGCAGTATGAAACTTGGCTTTATTGCTGATTTTTTAGATCAGAAGTTTAAAAATAAGCCATAACATTTTTGTCTTGGTTTTATCCTTACTATTGTAAACAATTTTAATTTTTCAAAATGAATTATAAAAATTTTCTTTTAATATTATTATTTTCAATTATTACAGCAAATGCTCAAAAAAGAGAAATTAATGCTGAAATTATTAATTTTAATAATGATACAATTAAAACAATAATGATGGTTCGTGTTAATTTATTTAATAATTTAATGATAAATGAATTAAGTTTCATTAAAAAAATTACAACAATTGATACTACAGGAAACAAAACAAATATACCAGCTAAGCTAATAAAAAAATTAACGTTTGCTGATTTTGCAAATAGAGTTAGAACTTTTAAATACGATGGGAAGAAACAACTGTTGGAAATAATTTATGATGGAAAACATAAAGCGTTTGTCACTTACGCTGCAAATCCATATGATGGATCAATAGTTTCATATATATAGATTTTTATAATACCGAAGGTAAAAGAATTAAAGTCGGTGCCTTTAAAACTTCGAAATCTGCTTTAAAAAAAGTTGTTCAAACTAGACCTGATTTAGTCAAATTTATTGATAAATCTAATTTAACTCATTATGAAGTTATTAGGCATGTCCTATCAGAGTTGGATAAAGATTTTTAAAAAAATTGGTTTTTAGTTATATTTTTAATGGCTGGGTGTGTTGTGTTTTGCTGCTATTTTAAATCCGTAGACCGTTACAAATTAATTCAATAATAGAAATAATAATACTTTCTTTAATTTTAATTACAGTAGGATTTTTCTAATGCCTTTCACAATGTAATAAAATTTAAAGCCAAAAATTGAAATAAAAAGAGAAAGAAATAGTAATATGGGAGTTTTAATATTTAAACAATTATAACATTGAATTGCACTTAAAAAAAGCGACTTTCTAGTCGCTTTTTTTATGGTTCTCTCTTTATAACATAAGTATAAATCCAAGTTAGTGTAAATGTGGGAACAAAATCAAGTCCGGGTAAGACTTCTTCAATGAAACCAATAATTCCGGCAACTTTACCTGTTGTTCCTTTAAACATTGCTACCAAAAGTAATCCTGAAATTGGTGCCCAAACAACATCGGTCACTTCAGCCAATAAAGGCACAATGTAAGACATCATTCCTATTAAATCAAAAATGATACTTAAAACAAGTTTTGCTTTTTTATTTGTTGGTTTTGAAACCGTTTCTACTTGAACTTCTTGCGTCATGAATTAAAAGTTTAAGGTTTATGTCTAAAATTTAAGCAAATACTACGCCAAAATTATTTCAACTTAGATTGATAATATTTACGCAATTTTTCAAGTTTTGGAGCAATTACCATTTGGCAATAACCTTGTTGCGAATTTTGACTGTAATAATCTTGGTGGTAATCTTCTGCAGCATAAAATTCGGTAGCAGGTGACACTTTGGTAACAATTGGTTTGCTATATAATTGTTCATTTTCAATAAACTTGATGTAATTTTCGGCTTTTGTTTTTTGTGCTTCCGAATAATAAAAAATTTCACTTCTATATTGTGTTCCCACATCAGCTCCTTGCCTATTTAAAGTTGTAGGATCATGTGTTCCAAAGAAAACTTCCAACAAATCTTCATAAGCAACTTGTGTTGGATTAAATGTAATTTGAATTGCTTCTGCATGACCAGTTTCCCCGCTACAAACTTCTCTATAAGTTGGATTTTTAGTTTTTCCGCCAATATAACCCGATGTTACTTTTTCTACACCTTTAATTTCTTGAAAAATTGCTTCGGTACACCAAAAACAACCACCAGCAAAAGTCGCTACTTCTTTTCCACTTTGTATTTCCATTTTTATTGGTTCTTTAAATTCTTGAACAGTATATTTTTTCTCTTTCGCTTGACAGCTCACTAATAAAATTAAAGATAAAACTAATTTTTCCATAACTACTTTCTTTATTTATCAATCCACTTTTAAGGCTTACTTAACTTCCATTTTATAACTCAAAATTACGTTTTAAAAGACGTTATGAATGTTATTTAGCTAACATTTAGCATAAAAATAACAAAAAACTTTGTTTCTTTGTAAACATGATAGAGGCTTTTAATATTCATAAAAACTACGACGATTTACACGTTTTAAAAGGTGTAAATTTACATATTAAAAAAGGAGAAATTGTTTCAATTGTGGGCGCTTCGGGTGCAGGTAAAACTACACTTTTGCAAATTTTAGGAACGCTTGACAAACCTGCAAAAAACAACGATTCTAATTTAAGTATTAACGGAGTTAATATCCTAAAACTTTCTGATAAAGAATTATCAAAATTTAGAAATCAGCAATTAGGTTTTATTTTTCAATTTCACCAACTTTTACCTGAATTTACAGCTTTAGAAAATGTTTGCATTCCTGGTTTTATTGCAAATAGAAACAAAAAAGAATTAGAACAAGAAGCCGAAAAATTATTAGAATATCTTGGACTTTCACATAGAATACATCATAAACCTAGTGAACTTTCTGGTGGAGAACAACAACGTGTTGCAGTAGCAAGAGCTTTAATTAACAAGCCTGCTGTTATTTTTGCCGATGAACCTTCTGGAAATTTAGACACACATACGGCCGAAAATTTACACCAACTGTTTTTTAAATTGCGTGATGAATTTGGTCAAACATTCGTAATTGTAACACACAATGAAGAATTAGCCGAAATGGCAGATCGAAAAATTACAATGATTGATGGGAATATTATTTAATAAGTAAAAAAATTAAAGACAAAAGTCAAAAGTTGTTATTGTTAAGAATCGAAGAAATCTTAATAAATTTAAAATTTTTAATAAATATTTGCGATTTCTTGTAATAAATCTAAACTTTCTAATTAACTCCTCGACTCCGCTCGAAGTGACAAAAAAATAAAATGACAAAAAACGAATTAAAAGAATTTTTAGACGAAAAAGTTGAATTATACAATCGTACAGATTTTATAGAAACTGATCCTATACAAATTCCGCATTTATTTTCTGCCAAAGAAGATATTGAAATTGCATCGTTTTTAACTTCTACTTTGGCTTGGGGAAATCGCAAAATGATTATCAACAGTGGCACAAAGCTCATGAATGTTTTAGGAAATTCGCCTTACGATTTTGTACTTTCTCATAACAACGAACAACTTGAAAAACTGGACACTTTTGTTCACAGAACTTTTAATAACGAAGACGCTAAAACTTTTATAAAAGCACTTCAAAATATATATTTGAATCATGGCGGACTTGAAAAAGTCTTTGCGCAACACCAAAATCAAAAAGATCAAACGGAAAGTATCTCTAACTTTAAAAAAGTCTTTTTCGAAATAGAACACCAACCGAGAACTACAAAACATGTTTCTGATCCTTTGAATAATTCTGCTGCAAAAAGGCTGAACATGATGTTAAGATGGCTCGTGAGAAAAGACAATAAAGGAGTCGATTTTGGCATATGGAATTCTATTTCAACCGCTCACCTATCTTGTCCTTTAGATGTTCACTCTGGAAATGTAGCGCGCAAATTAGGTTTACTTACTCGTAAACAAAATGATGCAAAAGCCTTAGCTGAACTGGATACTAACCTAAGATTACTAGATAATCAAGATCCTGTTAAATACGATTTTGCCTTGTTTGGACTTGGTGTATTTGAAGGTTTTTAACTTCTTACCTTAATATTTTATAACAATACGTTGTAATCCTGTAACACGTAACTTAGCCTTGTACTCTAACTTTGTAATATCAAATTAGAAAAACAATTTATTAACTATAAAAACAAAAAGCTATGTTACGTTGGACAATCATATTCATAATACTTGCATTAGTTGCCGGAGTTTTAGGTTTCGGTGGTATTGCAGCCGGAGCAGCAGAAATTGCTAAAATATTATTCTTCATTTTTATTATTTTATTCATTTTATCGATAATAAGAGGAAGAAAAGTTTAAGAAATAAAATATCTCATATAGTTTAGTTAGGTTAAGTTTGTAAAAAAGCACGTGTATTTTATGCGTGCTTTTTTGTTTGTAACAAATTATTTTATTGGTCGTCTTATCTTATGATGTTTAAAATTAAACTACAATCATTTGGAAACAATACTTAGCATTCAAAACTTAAACAAAATCTACGGTAGAAAAGTTCATGCTGTTAAAGATTTATCATTTGAAATTCAAAAAGGAAATGTTTACGGAATTTTAGGGCCAAATGGTTCTGGAAAATCTACAACGCTAGGAATTGTTCTAAATGTTGTAAATAAAACTTCGGGCGAATTTCAATGGTTTAATGGAAATCTTGATACACATCAAGCACTTAAAAAAGTTGGTGCTATTATAGAAAGACCAAATTTTTATCCTTACATGACTGCCGAAGAAAATTTGCAGTTGGTTTGTAAAATTAAAGGAATTCCGTATGCTAAAGTTGAAGAGAAATTAACATTAGTTGGACTTATCGAAAGAAAAGACAGCAAATTCAGAACATTTTCTTTAGGAATGAAACAACGTTTAGCTATTGCATCTGCCCTACTTAATGATCCTGAAATTTTAATTTTAGACGAACCCACAAACGGTCTCGACCCTCAAGGAATTAGACAAATTCGCGATTTAATTAAAATAATTGCTGCTCAAGGAACTACAATTTTATTAGCATCTCACCTTTTAGATGAAGTAGAAAA from Flavobacterium haoranii encodes:
- a CDS encoding DUF6146 family protein, which translates into the protein MKVYFYIFSIFFALLFSCNSNKTVQNETESKTILTSDTVRIANDEIEYEVVVIDPGFTSWFNGHAKPKGFYNQSYLEARNIFWVTEWNRRVLLPMQYDPNLYTMLINYESGIDYGYEVNYMIYNYLVYFQLTNNQKLGGFSPRL
- the msrA gene encoding peptide-methionine (S)-S-oxide reductase MsrA, which gives rise to MEKLVLSLILLVSCQAKEKKYTVQEFKEPIKMEIQSGKEVATFAGGCFWCTEAIFQEIKGVEKVTSGYIGGKTKNPTYREVCSGETGHAEAIQITFNPTQVAYEDLLEVFFGTHDPTTLNRQGADVGTQYRSEIFYYSEAQKTKAENYIKFIENEQLYSKPIVTKVSPATEFYAAEDYHQDYYSQNSQQGYCQMVIAPKLEKLRKYYQSKLK
- a CDS encoding DUF1328 family protein, whose product is MLRWTIIFIILALVAGVLGFGGIAAGAAEIAKILFFIFIILFILSIIRGRKV
- a CDS encoding TIGR02757 family protein; protein product: MTKNELKEFLDEKVELYNRTDFIETDPIQIPHLFSAKEDIEIASFLTSTLAWGNRKMIINSGTKLMNVLGNSPYDFVLSHNNEQLEKLDTFVHRTFNNEDAKTFIKALQNIYLNHGGLEKVFAQHQNQKDQTESISNFKKVFFEIEHQPRTTKHVSDPLNNSAAKRLNMMLRWLVRKDNKGVDFGIWNSISTAHLSCPLDVHSGNVARKLGLLTRKQNDAKALAELDTNLRLLDNQDPVKYDFALFGLGVFEGF
- a CDS encoding ABC transporter ATP-binding protein; the protein is METILSIQNLNKIYGRKVHAVKDLSFEIQKGNVYGILGPNGSGKSTTLGIVLNVVNKTSGEFQWFNGNLDTHQALKKVGAIIERPNFYPYMTAEENLQLVCKIKGIPYAKVEEKLTLVGLIERKDSKFRTFSLGMKQRLAIASALLNDPEILILDEPTNGLDPQGIRQIRDLIKIIAAQGTTILLASHLLDEVEKVCSHVVVLQKGVMLYQGSVHGMVSNEGFFELEANDMTKLELEMQQHQSVEKIVFEDGKLMVYLKSNLDAAELNSYLISKGIVLNHLVKRKHSLEEQFLQLTNHQS
- a CDS encoding DUF6787 family protein, with amino-acid sequence MKKLKERWNVTSNFQLVVIFIVFAITGFSSLKLAVPFMQFIGLTDDVIPHWLYRVLRLILIFPIYQVLLVTIGSVLGQFKFFWWFEKKMLRSMKLGFIADFLDQKFKNKP
- a CDS encoding DUF937 domain-containing protein, whose translation is MSGILDLVNSDLGKQLIDNISEQTGIDKSKASDVVSSSVPELLGAMQGNMLSGDGASGLLKALTSGKHDGSILDNLGGFLNGGDFSDGNKILGHVLGDKLSAVETGISSKTGVDSSIISKILPMLAPIIMGYLGKQTKSGKVSSATDLGGLLGGLLTSATSGNSSGGLGSSILTSALDQNGDGKLDASDAIAAVTKKKGGLGGLLGGLFGKK
- a CDS encoding D-2-hydroxyacid dehydrogenase, yielding MKVLANDGISTAGIKVLEKAGFEVITTKVAQEQVANFINTHNVAVLLVRSATKVRKDIIDACPGLKIIGRGGVGMDNIDVDYARQNGKHVINTPASSSESVAELVFAHLFSGVRFLHDSNRNMPLEGETNFNGLKKAYGEGIELRGKTLGIIGFGRIGQAVAKMALGLGMRVIAADKFVSEAVIRVDFYNGQYINVDIKTEPLEDVFKHSDFITIHVPAQNGYVIGREELMMMKDNVGIVNASRGGVVDEVALVEALDEGKVLFAGLDVFENEPTPAIKVLMNPKISLTPHIGAATNEAQDRIGTELAEQIISLLKNE
- a CDS encoding ABC transporter ATP-binding protein produces the protein MIEAFNIHKNYDDLHVLKGVNLHIKKGEIVSIVGASGAGKTTLLQILGTLDKPAKNNDSNLSINGVNILKLSDKELSKFRNQQLGFIFQFHQLLPEFTALENVCIPGFIANRNKKELEQEAEKLLEYLGLSHRIHHKPSELSGGEQQRVAVARALINKPAVIFADEPSGNLDTHTAENLHQLFFKLRDEFGQTFVIVTHNEELAEMADRKITMIDGNII